ATGGGCTGGAACTTCATGAACCTCGGAAGATTTATAGAACGGTGCCTGCAAACCATTCAGCTTACAGAAAAACAGTTTGGGCTCATCGGCTATAACCTCTACCCCAACCGCGATATCATACAGTGGCGCTGCCTGCTGCTGAGCCTTTCCGGATACGAAATGCATTTAAAGAAATACCGCACCACGCAATACAACCAGAACGTATTACACCAGGTGGTCATCAGCCCCGAGTTCACACGGTCGCTGGTCTACTGCCTGAGCCGCATCGACAAATACCTGGAAGATATTACAAGCCAGAACCCATCGCCCGAAAACAAGGCGCTGGTACGTTGTTTCGGCCGTCTTTACAGTAATGTAAGATATATTGAACTGGGTAACCTGAATACAGTTACTTTGCAGGAGTTTTTTGAAAATACGAAGAGAGACCTGCTCGATTTCAGCAGACGATTGGGTCAATGTTTCTTTTCTTATGCTTAATGCGATTATATGCCGATTTTCAATATACATCACATCACACGGTACGAATACAACCGGCCTGTTAAAGAAAGCACCAACGAAATAAAGATCTATCCGTATCAATGCCCCGAGCAGGAAACGCTGAGGCATGAACTGATCATATCGGGGCATCCCGAGGTACAGGTCTTTACCGATTACTGGGGCAACCGCTTTGGCAGCTTCAATGTATTGCCCCTGCACCAGGAGCTCACGATAGAAAGCAAACTGGTGGTTCGTACCACGGCGTCGTCGCAGTTGCGCATCAACTTCCATGGCAGCTTCGAACAGCTGGCGCAGGAAGTGAATGGCCAGTTGCAACTGCTTGAACTGGCTACGGCAGAATCTATAGCCCTGCAAAAAGAAATTGAAGAAATAGCTGCTCATATTCAGGAACGCGCCCGCAGCGTTGCCGCCGCCGTAGAATACTGCGGAGAGTACATCTTCAAACACTTCCAGTATATAAAAGGCATCACCAATATAGAAACCACGGTCGACGAGGTGCTCCAGCACCGCGCAGGCGTATGCCAGGACTTCGCGCACCTCATGCTGCATATCCTGCGTACATTGGGCATTCCGTCACGTTATGTAAGCGGCTATATCTGCCCCAACAAAAACGGCATGCGCGGCGAAGGCGCCACACACGCCTGGATTGAAGCCTGGATCCCCGGATTCGGATGGGCAGGCATTGACCCTACCAACAACGTCTGGGTCACCAATAACCACGTTAAATTAGCCGTAGGACGCCATTTTATTGACTGTACCCCCGTAAAAGGCTCCTTCAAAGGCCCAGCCCGGCAAATACTCTCGGTCTACGTCTCCGTTGGCTACGAAGACGGCCATACTTTTGAAGAGATCAACAACGTAAATACGCCCACAGATGGCTCCGTAACCACAGAAGACGGTGACAGTGAAGGTTTTGCGAATCAACAGCAGTAATCGTGAAAAATATTGCATCTTGCAGGCCTGAATTTCAAAAAATATGAAAGGTCTGGGGCTATATCGTTTATTATCTGGTATTTTATCTATCATTTGTTTCCTGCTTTTTCCGGTTTTCCTGCTGCTGTTGTTCGCCGTTTTCGTCGACTTCTCAGCAGCACTCCAGCTATTCATCATTCTTAGCGTGTTATTGTATTATTGGCATTCCCGCAAATTCTTCCTGCAGGTTTACATACAAAGAGAACCCTACACTGCCCGTTCAAGAGACTGGTTGCAGGTAAATGGCTTTGTTACATTGATAGCAACTTTGTTTGCCGTTGTGAACAGCGCACTGGACCTGATATTGCCGGCAAGAAAAGAAGCAACAAAGGCAACCCTCAAAGAACTGGTAGAAGTGAATCCGGGTACCCGCCAGGATTATATCGACTTTGCCATAACAGCTTCTTATTGTATCGCCTTCTTTATATTCACCGTGCTGGTCATTCACGTGACCTGGACACTGTTATTGGTCCGGAAACAAATGAAACTGCAAAAACAGGAAGAATAATTATGAGCAGCGCTACACCTCTTGCAGAAAGGATGCGTCCTGAAACACTGGACGATCTCGTAGGACAAGAACACCTGACGGGAAAGGGGAGTATTTTGCGTAATGCAATAGACAAAGGCACTATTCCTTCCATGATCTTATGGGGCCCTCCGGGTGTGGGTAAAACCACTATCGCGAAT
The Filimonas effusa genome window above contains:
- a CDS encoding alpha-E domain-containing protein — translated: MLSRIADSLFWMNRYMERADGMLRSIKAYYILSLDKSLDDQQSWQPVLEIFTSAQQDQIQLMTSDTEAVLQQLIVDTQNVNSLKVIVTKARENARGVQDHITKEVWEQVNQMYHLVNHPTLSARLRSYNALDVIDNLTRHSLLYTGVIDSTMSRGMGWNFMNLGRFIERCLQTIQLTEKQFGLIGYNLYPNRDIIQWRCLLLSLSGYEMHLKKYRTTQYNQNVLHQVVISPEFTRSLVYCLSRIDKYLEDITSQNPSPENKALVRCFGRLYSNVRYIELGNLNTVTLQEFFENTKRDLLDFSRRLGQCFFSYA
- a CDS encoding transglutaminase family protein, with product MPIFNIHHITRYEYNRPVKESTNEIKIYPYQCPEQETLRHELIISGHPEVQVFTDYWGNRFGSFNVLPLHQELTIESKLVVRTTASSQLRINFHGSFEQLAQEVNGQLQLLELATAESIALQKEIEEIAAHIQERARSVAAAVEYCGEYIFKHFQYIKGITNIETTVDEVLQHRAGVCQDFAHLMLHILRTLGIPSRYVSGYICPNKNGMRGEGATHAWIEAWIPGFGWAGIDPTNNVWVTNNHVKLAVGRHFIDCTPVKGSFKGPARQILSVYVSVGYEDGHTFEEINNVNTPTDGSVTTEDGDSEGFANQQQ